One Megalops cyprinoides isolate fMegCyp1 chromosome 4, fMegCyp1.pri, whole genome shotgun sequence genomic window carries:
- the mthfd2l gene encoding probable bifunctional methylenetetrahydrofolate dehydrogenase/cyclohydrolase 2 — MAASVTPLCSSFKLYRGILEPCCRAKIRTFRKCGTHRRHFHSTEPSHAATVISGTELARQIHREIVRDVEDWVSQGNKRPHLSVIRVGDDPASRTYVRNKTKAATALGISSETLVRPSSVSQEELLEMIDILNRDWRVSGLLVQLPLPEHINERAVCNAIAPEKDVDGFHIVNIGKLCLDQRSMVPATPAAVWEIIRRTGIQTVGRNVVVAGRSKNVGMPIAMLLHTDRQHERPGGDATVTIAHRCTPKEQLKELTCLADIVIAAAGVPGLITADMVKQGAAVIDVGINRVQDPKTGKVRLIGDVDFEEVRMKAGFITPVPGGVGPMTVAMLMRNTVTAARNALTH; from the exons ATGGCGGCCTCTGTCACACCGCTATGCTCCTCCTTCAAATTATACCGCGGTATCCTGGAGCCCTGCTGTCGAGCCAAAATTAGGACTTTCAGGAAGTGCGGGACCCATCGGAGACATTTCCATTCAACAGAACCGAG TCATGCTGCTACAGTAATCTCAGGAACAGAACTGGCGCGACAGATCCACAGAGAAATAGTGCGCGATGTGGAGGACTGGGTTTCCCAGGGCAACAAGCGACCGCATCTTAGTGTCATCAGGGTGGGTGACGACCCAGCCAGCCGCACCTACGTCAGGAACAAAACCAAGGCTGCAACAGCACTGG GTATTTCTAGTGAGACGCTGGTGCGGCCCAGCTCTGTGTCACAGGAAGAGCTGCTGGAGATGATAGACATTCTGAACCGAGACTGGAGGGTCAGTGGCTTGCTGGTACAACTTCCTCTACCAG AGCACATTAATGAGCGAGCTGTGTGCAATGCTATTGCACCTGAGAAAGATGTAGACGGGTTCCACATTGTCAACATCGGGAAGCTGTGCCTTGACCAGAGATCTATGGTGCCTGCCACAcctgctgctgtgtgggagATAATCAGGAGAACAG ggATCCAAACTGTGGGGAGGAATGTGGTCGTCGCTGGGCGTTCCAAAAATGTCGGGATGCCGATTGCTATGCTTCTGCACACGGACAGGCAACATGAACGCccagggg GTGATGCTACTGTGACCATTGCGCACCGGTGTACCCCCAAGGAGCAGCTTAAAGAGCTCACCTGCCTCGCTGACATTGTCATCGCTGCTGCCG GGGTTCCTGGCCTGATAACAGCAGACATGGTGAAGCAGGGGGCCGCAGTCATTGACGTCGGCATCAATCGCGTCCAGGACCCTAAAACTGGAAAGGTCAGGCTCATTGGGGACGTAGACTTTGAAg AGGTGAGAATGAAGGCGGGATTCATCACTCCAGTTCCTGGGGGAGTGGGGCCCATGACAGTCGCCATGTTAATGAGGAATACAGTGACTGCAGCCAgaaatgcactcacacactaa
- the LOC118776984 gene encoding epigen-like, with protein sequence MHQLQRAIFTLTVTMALCWTLAKAAGLTESPLHSTQPTREPTPFSSVADSEETPRVLKLLRPCSGDDQGFCMNGQCSIHPDLNTPVCSCPQSYTGERCQHLVLDSHGVADPEKLIAIGVAVALLLCGLIGALYCCVRKRCEKQKPYQIHSDLAI encoded by the exons atgcaccagctgcagagag CAATCTTCACCCTGACAGTGACGATGGCACTGTGTTGGACACTGGCGAAGGCAGCGGGACTCACAGAGAGCCCTCTCCACTCCACACAACCCACACGAGAGCCCACTCCTTTCTCATCAG TTGCAGACAGTGAGGAGACGCCTCGAGTCTTGAAGCTGCTGAGACCGTGTTCAGGAGATGACCAGGGATTCTGTATGAATGGCCAATGCAGCATCCACCCTGACCTAAACACGCCCGTCTGTAG CTGTCCCCAGAGTTACACGGGGGAGAGATGCCAACATCTGGTTCTGGACTCTCACGGGGTGGCTGACCCTGAGAAACTCATCGCCATTGGTGTGGCTGTGGCCCTTCTGCTCTGTGGACTTATTGGCGCCCTCTACTGCTGTGTGAGGAAGAG GTGCGAGAAACAGAAGCCCTATCAGATCCACTCAGATCTTGCCATTTGA